The genomic region CGACCTCGCCCGATGCACGCCGGAGCTGGAAGCCGCAGTCCTCTCGGATCTCGACTGGCTGGGGCTCGACTGGGAGCGACCGGTGCGCCGGCAATCGGAGCATTTCGACAAGTACCAGAGCGCCCTCTCCACGCTGATCGGGCGCGGCCTCGTCTATCCCGCCTTCATGACGCGCGGCGAGGTCCGCCAGAGGGTCCGTGAGGCCCAGCAATCCGGCTTGCCCTGGCCCCGCGATCCCGATGGCGCGCCGCATTATCCGGCAGACGACCGCGACCGCAGCGACGCCGAACGTCGACGCCGGATCGACGCCGGCGAGAAACATGCCTGGCGGCTCGACATGGCGAAGGCACTTGCCGCCGTCCCGCAGACGCTGTCGTGGATGGAGAGCGGCGACGGCCGGCGCGGCGAGATCGCGGCCGAGCCAGGCGCCTGGGGCGATGTCGTCCTGTCGCGGTCGGATGCGCCGTCCAGCTATCACCTCTCGGTGGTAGTCGACGATGCCGCGCAGGGAATAACCCATGTGGTGCGCGGTCTCGACCTTTTCGCCGCGACCTCCACCCACCGCCTGCTGCAGGCCCTGCTCGACCTGCCGCAGCCGCTCTACCATCATCATCGGCTGATTACGGATCCCGATGGACGGAAGCTCTCAAAAAGCTTCGGCGCCGTCGGGCTGGCAGCCCTCAGGGAGGAAGGCCTGTCACCGGCGGATATCCGCCGACGGATCGGGCTTTGAGGCACCGCCGGCATCAAGCCCGTAGTAATTGCGCGCAATCATCCGGCGGACACGGAATTTCATCAACGCAGCATTGATCTCGGCACCGATGATGAAGATCACCCCGACCATATAGAGAAACACCAGGACGATCATGACAGACGCCAGGCCCGCATAGGTGGCGGTGTAGTTGGCGAAGGTCTGCAGATAATAGGCAAAGATCAGCGCACCCGCGAGCCACGACAGAAGGGTCAGCAGCACACCCGGAACGACATCCAGCACCTTGCGCCGCCCGGCCGGCAACCAGAGATGGACGATCAGCAACCCGGCGGTGAGCGCAAACAGCGTGCCGTAGATACGCCAGCTCGCAACGATATCCAGCGTATCGGCAAGCCAGGGCAGCTTGACCCGGATGTAGTCGAGCACCACAGGCACGGCCAGCAGCAGGATGCTGATCGCCGCAAAGATCAGCACCGCAATCAGCACATAGCCGAGGCTGGCGAGCCGGGTGAAATACCACGGCCGCGTTTCCGGCACGCGGTAGGCGCGATTGAGCGAGATGCGCAGCGCCTCGACGCCGTTCGAGGCGAAATAGGCGGCGGCCAGCACGGAGACGGTCAGCAGTCCGCCGCGCGGGATCGTCAGCACCTGCAGCAATTGGTCGGCAAGCGGCTTGGCAATGGTCTCTGGCCAGGTGTCGAAGATCAGGTGGATGGCCGTGCCGGAAAACTGGCTCGCACCGAGAAAGCTCGCCAGCGCGGTGCCGAAGATGAGAAAGGGAAAGACAGCAAGAAGCGTCGACAGGGCGACGTGGCTTGCCATCGCAAAGCCGTCGTCCTCGATGAAGTGAAAGATCGCGTCGTAGACCACCTTGTAGAGCGTACGAAGAACCGTCTGCATTCCATCTCCGCAGTGCCCGGTCGGCGACCGTGGGTGAGTTGATTGTATCGTCGCTGCGAATATGGGAAACGACACATGCTTTGTACAGGAATCATTGCATGATGGATCACCGCGTCATCATCATTACGGGCTGTTCGACCGGTATCGGCGCCCATTGCGCCCGGGCACTGAAGGCCGATGGCTGGCGGGTCTTTGCGACCGTCCGGAAAGATAGCGACCTTGCCCCGCTCGAGGCCGACGGCATCGAGGTGATGGTCATGGACTACACAAAGACCGCAACCATCACGGCGCTGGTCGAAACGGTCGCCGCGCGCACTGGCGGACGCATCGATGCGCTGTTCAACAATGGCGCCTATGGCCAGCCCGGCGCGGTCGAGGACCTGCCAACGGA from Rhizobium tumorigenes harbors:
- a CDS encoding YihY/virulence factor BrkB family protein → MQTVLRTLYKVVYDAIFHFIEDDGFAMASHVALSTLLAVFPFLIFGTALASFLGASQFSGTAIHLIFDTWPETIAKPLADQLLQVLTIPRGGLLTVSVLAAAYFASNGVEALRISLNRAYRVPETRPWYFTRLASLGYVLIAVLIFAAISILLLAVPVVLDYIRVKLPWLADTLDIVASWRIYGTLFALTAGLLIVHLWLPAGRRKVLDVVPGVLLTLLSWLAGALIFAYYLQTFANYTATYAGLASVMIVLVFLYMVGVIFIIGAEINAALMKFRVRRMIARNYYGLDAGGASKPDPSADIRR
- the gluQRS gene encoding tRNA glutamyl-Q(34) synthetase GluQRS; this encodes MIDPPRQKPTFRFAPSPNGPLHLGHALSAILNHDMAKDVGGRFLLRIEDIDLARCTPELEAAVLSDLDWLGLDWERPVRRQSEHFDKYQSALSTLIGRGLVYPAFMTRGEVRQRVREAQQSGLPWPRDPDGAPHYPADDRDRSDAERRRRIDAGEKHAWRLDMAKALAAVPQTLSWMESGDGRRGEIAAEPGAWGDVVLSRSDAPSSYHLSVVVDDAAQGITHVVRGLDLFAATSTHRLLQALLDLPQPLYHHHRLITDPDGRKLSKSFGAVGLAALREEGLSPADIRRRIGL